In Edaphobacter paludis, a single window of DNA contains:
- a CDS encoding APC family permease, whose product MSFVDSLLGRPLATSEERAEHIGVAAGIPIFGLDALTSAAYGPEAAMTLLIPLGLAGVHYIVPIISAILILLGIVFFSYRQTIAAYPNGGGSYTVAGENLGEGAGLLAAAALMIDYILTAAVGISAGVEALTSAVPALQSDTLLICLVILAVLAIVNMRGVKDTGAAFMAPTFLFVGTLLVMIGVGVYHTIMSGGHPTPVVAPPAALPATVKYLGLWLLMKAFASGCAAMTGVEAVSNGVMAFADPRAKKAQITLSVIVGILVVLLFGIAYLARAYGVTAMESDAPHFQTVLSILTIAVFGRGWFYYLTMASVLAALALSANTAFADFPRLVRAIAAHDSLPHVFLLRGRRLLFSHGIYALTGFTTVILILFDGQTERLIPLYAIGAFLAFTLSQAGMVVHWQKAEGGYKKHWWHMFVNGFGALATGLTTIVVLIAKFAAGAWVTALLVPVLILLMLGVKRHYSRVKREMKDMTPLNLVNLESPIVVIPMARWDRITEKAMRFGLLLSKDIKVVHIHSDSEGDEGLDDVWEDKVLAPIKKEGLQEPELVTIPSNFRFVITPLMDYILKLEDENPGRKVAVILPEMVVRHWWENLLHGQRVQLLKLLLLLKGNQRIVVVNIPWYL is encoded by the coding sequence ATGTCTTTTGTTGACTCCCTTCTGGGGAGACCGTTAGCAACAAGTGAAGAGCGCGCCGAACATATTGGCGTCGCTGCGGGAATCCCGATTTTCGGCCTGGATGCGCTCACCAGCGCAGCATATGGACCAGAGGCGGCGATGACGCTGCTGATTCCTCTGGGATTGGCGGGAGTCCACTATATTGTCCCGATCATTTCAGCAATTTTAATTTTGCTGGGGATCGTATTCTTCAGCTACCGGCAGACGATTGCGGCTTATCCGAATGGTGGTGGCTCGTATACCGTGGCGGGTGAGAACCTGGGCGAGGGCGCAGGGTTGCTGGCTGCCGCCGCGTTGATGATCGACTATATTCTGACGGCCGCTGTCGGGATATCGGCGGGCGTTGAGGCTTTGACCTCTGCCGTGCCGGCACTGCAGTCAGACACGCTGCTGATATGTTTAGTGATTTTGGCGGTCCTTGCGATTGTGAACATGCGAGGGGTGAAGGACACTGGGGCGGCGTTTATGGCGCCGACCTTTTTGTTTGTGGGTACGCTGCTGGTCATGATCGGTGTAGGCGTATACCACACCATTATGAGCGGTGGCCATCCTACGCCTGTGGTCGCGCCCCCTGCGGCGCTCCCCGCCACGGTAAAGTATCTCGGGCTGTGGCTGTTGATGAAAGCGTTCGCGAGTGGATGCGCTGCAATGACGGGTGTGGAAGCCGTCTCGAACGGAGTGATGGCGTTTGCGGATCCGCGTGCCAAGAAGGCGCAGATTACGCTGTCCGTCATTGTCGGGATACTCGTTGTTCTGTTATTTGGAATCGCGTATCTGGCACGGGCTTATGGAGTAACGGCGATGGAGTCGGATGCGCCACACTTTCAGACCGTATTGAGTATTTTGACAATCGCGGTATTTGGGCGTGGATGGTTTTACTACCTGACGATGGCCTCCGTGCTGGCTGCGTTGGCTCTTAGCGCAAACACAGCTTTCGCTGATTTTCCGCGACTGGTACGCGCGATTGCAGCTCATGATTCGTTGCCGCATGTGTTTCTTCTGCGCGGTCGCCGGCTGTTGTTCTCGCATGGAATCTATGCGCTGACCGGGTTTACGACGGTCATTTTGATTCTGTTCGATGGACAGACGGAAAGATTGATTCCGCTCTATGCGATTGGTGCGTTTCTGGCCTTCACGTTGTCGCAGGCGGGCATGGTTGTGCATTGGCAGAAGGCAGAAGGCGGCTACAAGAAGCACTGGTGGCACATGTTCGTGAATGGCTTTGGCGCTTTGGCGACGGGGCTGACGACGATTGTGGTGCTGATCGCCAAATTCGCAGCCGGAGCGTGGGTGACTGCGTTGCTGGTGCCGGTGCTGATCCTGCTGATGCTTGGGGTAAAGCGGCACTATTCGAGGGTGAAGCGGGAGATGAAGGACATGACTCCGTTGAACCTGGTGAATCTGGAGTCGCCGATCGTCGTTATACCCATGGCGCGATGGGATCGAATTACCGAGAAGGCGATGCGGTTTGGGCTGCTGCTGTCGAAAGACATCAAGGTGGTGCACATCCACTCGGACAGCGAGGGCGATGAAGGGCTCGATGATGTGTGGGAAGACAAGGTGCTGGCCCCGATTAAGAAAGAAGGATTGCAGGAGCCGGAACTTGTGACGATCCCATCCAATTTCAGATTCGTGATTACTCCCTTGATGGATTACATCCTCAAACTGGAAGATGAGAATCCAGGGCGTAAGGTCGCAGTGATCCTACCGGAGATGGTCGTACGGCACTGGTGGGAAAACCTGCTGCATGGGCAGCGGGTACAGTTGTTGAAACTGCTACTACTTCTGAAGGGAAATCAGAGGATCGTAGTGGTGAATATTCCCTGGTATCTGTGA
- a CDS encoding DinB family protein — MIKQMVVALALTACCSFGAQAQMGGAKAPAVAPGTMIPPAKSFDAMLSGFESEMMGAAKAMPADKYNFAPSAAIFKPDQKTDYLSPDNKGVRSFGAMVGHVAQANYFYAGSLSGMKPDVDVKAIGSMTDKDQLVAALQASFAFVHKAIGTLTPQNAFESVRGDQTRASLAGFVVAHGFDHYGQLVEYLRMNGIVPPASQR, encoded by the coding sequence ATGATTAAGCAGATGGTCGTTGCGTTGGCGTTGACTGCATGTTGTTCATTCGGCGCGCAGGCCCAGATGGGCGGCGCAAAAGCCCCGGCGGTCGCTCCGGGTACGATGATCCCACCCGCGAAGTCGTTCGACGCGATGCTCAGCGGATTCGAGTCGGAGATGATGGGCGCGGCGAAGGCTATGCCGGCCGATAAGTATAACTTCGCCCCGAGCGCGGCGATCTTCAAGCCGGACCAAAAGACGGACTATCTGTCACCGGACAATAAGGGCGTCCGGTCCTTTGGTGCGATGGTGGGTCATGTGGCACAGGCGAATTACTTCTACGCCGGCTCGTTGAGCGGAATGAAGCCGGATGTCGATGTAAAGGCGATCGGGAGCATGACGGACAAGGATCAGCTCGTGGCAGCGCTGCAGGCGTCGTTCGCCTTTGTGCATAAGGCGATTGGTACGTTGACGCCACAAAACGCCTTTGAGAGCGTTCGCGGAGACCAGACTCGGGCCAGTCTTGCGGGTTTCGTGGTCGCACATGGATTCGACCACTACGGACAATTGGTCGAATACTTGAGGATGAATGGCATCGTACCTCCGGCTAGCCAGAGGTAA
- a CDS encoding FAD-dependent oxidoreductase, translated as MHHTDICIAGAGIIGLSLALELHRRGLSVTVLDQGTPLAEASTAAAGMLAASDPDNPASLRPLADLSLSLYPAFLDRLHALSGTQVPFHTRATLQSHADASGETFSPEALSKILPQLKPRNHHFTLIDEHSLEPRNLAAALLAAVKSTSIDLHTSTQVLAAQSIGDSVELHTTRGTFHAAKFINCTGAWATHSSLAPGLAVAPKKGQMLAVAIPSTLSLPLVVRTHGMYIVPRTTGPNAGRAIIGATIEDVGFDKIVHLADIAHLRALAADLIPALADAPQLEVWAGLRPSTPDELPFLGPAPDARNQFIAAGHYRNGILLAPATAHVIAQILTGEPSAIDLSAYSPMRPLPATAIAH; from the coding sequence ATGCATCACACCGACATATGCATCGCAGGAGCAGGGATCATCGGCCTCTCGCTTGCCCTTGAGCTTCACCGCCGCGGTCTCAGCGTCACCGTTCTCGATCAGGGAACCCCTCTCGCCGAAGCTTCCACCGCCGCCGCCGGGATGCTCGCCGCCAGCGATCCCGACAACCCTGCATCCCTGCGGCCGCTCGCCGATCTCAGCCTCTCGCTCTACCCCGCTTTTCTCGATCGCCTCCACGCTCTATCCGGCACACAAGTTCCCTTCCACACCAGGGCAACCCTCCAATCGCATGCCGACGCTTCAGGTGAAACATTCTCACCGGAAGCTCTCAGCAAAATTCTCCCTCAACTCAAGCCGCGCAACCATCACTTCACCCTGATCGACGAGCATAGTCTCGAACCGCGCAATCTTGCCGCCGCGCTCCTCGCTGCCGTCAAGAGCACATCCATCGATCTGCACACCAGCACTCAGGTTCTCGCTGCACAATCGATCGGCGACTCCGTAGAACTCCACACCACGCGAGGCACCTTCCACGCGGCAAAGTTCATCAACTGTACCGGTGCGTGGGCCACTCACTCCTCCCTTGCCCCGGGCCTTGCGGTTGCGCCAAAGAAAGGCCAGATGCTGGCTGTCGCCATTCCGTCCACGCTCTCGCTTCCTCTCGTGGTTCGTACCCATGGCATGTACATCGTTCCCCGCACCACCGGTCCCAACGCGGGACGTGCAATCATCGGCGCAACCATCGAAGATGTCGGCTTCGACAAGATCGTCCACCTGGCCGATATCGCTCATCTCCGTGCACTCGCTGCGGATCTTATTCCAGCGCTTGCAGATGCGCCGCAACTCGAAGTCTGGGCTGGCCTTCGTCCATCAACGCCGGATGAACTTCCCTTCCTCGGACCAGCGCCCGACGCCCGCAATCAATTCATCGCTGCCGGACACTATCGCAACGGCATCCTCCTCGCTCCGGCAACCGCACACGTCATAGCGCAAATTCTCACTGGCGAACCCAGCGCCATCGACCTCTCCGCCTACTCACCGATGCGCCCTCTGCCCGCAACAGCTATCGCACACTGA
- a CDS encoding alpha/beta hydrolase yields the protein MRKTAWSHPYALVLALTVCQGVAQASQKSHPPTGSEQPEQKMFSRREVIDIIAATRKIVSPNGVEELLPIQINGTTQWLSVRGSDRRNPILLYLHGGPGSPTMPEDYTFQTPWEDYFTVVQWDQRGAGKTYASNDPKSLAPTMTIPQMTSDAEEVVRYLQKRYDKRKIFLLGHSWGSVLGVALAQRHPEWFYAYLGVGQMVNMEKNEVDGYQFALNEAKSHHNSEAERELLALAPYPGNLTFERIGVQRKWLMYYGGLTYGRTDFSYDSNARRLSPDYTQRDIDLVNEGSLYSVTHLLGPLEAVNYDSVTDFKCPIFLFEGKHDYAVSHALSAEWFSHIHAPSKKLVWFDNSAHMIMQEEPGRFLYHLITDLYPLAVQAGDFAPASDHTGGD from the coding sequence GTGAGAAAAACTGCTTGGAGTCACCCATACGCGCTGGTACTGGCTTTGACCGTCTGCCAGGGTGTCGCTCAGGCATCACAAAAGAGCCATCCCCCAACTGGCAGCGAACAACCTGAGCAGAAGATGTTTTCGCGGCGCGAGGTCATCGATATCATCGCTGCAACGCGGAAGATAGTATCGCCGAATGGCGTCGAAGAACTCTTGCCAATTCAGATAAACGGAACGACTCAATGGTTGTCGGTTCGGGGCAGCGACCGTCGCAATCCGATTTTGCTGTACCTGCATGGCGGGCCGGGATCTCCAACGATGCCGGAGGACTACACCTTCCAGACTCCGTGGGAGGATTACTTTACCGTAGTGCAGTGGGACCAGCGCGGCGCGGGAAAAACATATGCATCCAACGATCCCAAGTCGCTTGCCCCGACCATGACGATCCCGCAGATGACAAGCGATGCGGAGGAGGTCGTCCGTTACCTGCAGAAACGATATGACAAGCGGAAGATCTTTTTGCTGGGACACTCCTGGGGCAGCGTGCTTGGCGTAGCTCTCGCGCAACGTCATCCCGAGTGGTTCTACGCCTATCTGGGAGTCGGGCAGATGGTGAATATGGAAAAGAACGAGGTAGATGGCTACCAGTTTGCGTTGAACGAAGCCAAGTCGCACCATAACAGCGAAGCGGAGCGAGAATTATTGGCGCTGGCGCCCTATCCGGGCAACCTCACCTTTGAAAGGATTGGAGTGCAACGCAAATGGCTTATGTACTACGGCGGATTGACCTATGGGAGGACGGATTTCTCTTATGACAGTAACGCCCGGCGCCTCTCTCCGGATTACACGCAAAGGGACATAGACCTCGTGAACGAAGGCAGCCTTTACTCCGTGACCCATCTGCTCGGGCCGCTGGAAGCCGTCAATTACGACTCTGTCACCGACTTCAAATGTCCGATCTTCCTTTTTGAAGGAAAGCATGACTATGCCGTCTCCCACGCACTTTCGGCAGAGTGGTTCAGTCACATCCATGCGCCATCGAAGAAATTGGTATGGTTCGACAATTCCGCGCACATGATCATGCAGGAAGAGCCAGGACGATTTCTGTACCATCTCATCACCGATCTCTATCCCCTGGCGGTGCAGGCCGGAGATTTCGCCCCAGCCTCGGACCACACAGGCGGAGACTGA
- a CDS encoding acetyl-CoA C-acetyltransferase — protein sequence MNDVVIVSAVRTPVGRFQGALSESTAVELGAIVVREAARRAGIDAATVDECVMGCVLPAGLGQNPARQAGLRGGLADSVAAMTINMVCGSGLKAVALAAQSVMTGAAEIVVAGGMESMTNAPYLLPQGRKGFRMGDSTVVDSMVRDGLWCACEDWHMGMTGELVAEKHSITREMQDAYALESHRRASAAWREGRFDAEVVPVSLPPKKKGGEPVLFSRDESVRDDASLEALAALKPAFKKDGTVTAGNAPGVNDAAAAVVVMSASRAKELGLEPMVTIRAQAMSGVAPRWVMLAPVIGVRRVLERAGWKMDDIDLFELNEAFSVQALGVMKELGLDAARVNVNGGAVAIGHPIGASGARILVTLIHEMMRRDVKKGVAALCLGGGNSVALAVER from the coding sequence ATGAATGATGTTGTGATCGTGTCTGCGGTACGGACTCCAGTGGGAAGGTTTCAAGGAGCGCTGAGTGAGAGTACAGCGGTGGAACTTGGCGCGATAGTAGTGCGCGAAGCTGCGCGTAGAGCGGGAATTGACGCCGCAACTGTCGACGAGTGTGTGATGGGATGCGTGCTTCCGGCGGGGCTGGGACAGAATCCTGCGCGGCAGGCGGGACTGCGGGGAGGGCTGGCGGACTCTGTTGCGGCGATGACGATCAACATGGTTTGCGGCTCGGGATTGAAGGCGGTGGCGCTCGCGGCGCAGAGCGTGATGACGGGTGCGGCGGAGATTGTTGTCGCCGGTGGGATGGAGTCGATGACCAACGCGCCATATCTTCTGCCGCAGGGGCGGAAAGGATTTCGCATGGGTGACTCCACGGTGGTGGACTCGATGGTGAGAGACGGTCTATGGTGCGCGTGCGAGGACTGGCACATGGGAATGACCGGAGAACTCGTCGCGGAGAAGCATTCGATCACTCGGGAGATGCAGGACGCCTATGCGCTGGAGTCGCATCGCCGTGCGAGTGCAGCGTGGAGGGAAGGGCGGTTCGATGCGGAGGTGGTCCCGGTTTCATTGCCTCCGAAGAAGAAGGGTGGAGAGCCGGTCCTCTTTTCGCGCGACGAGAGCGTGCGCGACGATGCTTCGCTGGAGGCGCTGGCTGCGTTGAAACCGGCTTTCAAGAAAGATGGAACCGTGACGGCGGGCAATGCTCCAGGGGTGAACGACGCGGCTGCGGCGGTTGTGGTGATGTCGGCTTCACGCGCGAAAGAACTCGGACTGGAGCCGATGGTGACGATCCGGGCGCAGGCAATGAGTGGAGTCGCGCCGCGGTGGGTGATGCTTGCTCCGGTGATTGGAGTGCGGCGAGTTTTGGAGCGTGCCGGGTGGAAGATGGATGATATCGATCTGTTTGAGTTGAATGAGGCGTTTAGCGTGCAGGCGCTTGGAGTGATGAAGGAACTGGGACTGGATGCAGCCAGGGTGAACGTGAATGGTGGAGCAGTTGCGATCGGGCATCCGATTGGAGCGAGCGGGGCGAGGATACTGGTGACGCTGATCCACGAGATGATGCGGCGGGATGTGAAGAAGGGCGTGGCGGCGCTTTGCCTTGGGGGAGGGAACTCGGTGGCGCTGGCGGTGGAGCGGTAA
- a CDS encoding aminotransferase class V-fold PLP-dependent enzyme, with the protein MRHIYMDANATTPLLPEVFEAMRPFWIEHFGNASSIHQQGQYARAAVDHARESVAKLLHCRASEIVFTSGGTESDNLALFGTLSEGAHLITTAIEHHAVLHAAESLVARNIEVTFLPCTPQGLIEPAALEAALRPNTKLVSIMFANNETGVIQPIAELARIAHSAGALFHTDAVQAAGKLPLDLSPRGPLKDVDLLSLSGHKIYGPKGIGALFVRRSVRLAPMLHGGAHERQRRAGTENVTGVVGLGKAAELAQEWLLTDGPAKLAALRDRLEQGILSQVEECGVNGEGAPRVANTTNLYFDHVEAEALVIALDLKGLSVSGGSACQSGATEPSHVLTAMGLTLARARASIRFSLSKLTTKEEVDQALTLVPTAVARLRELSPTFGKAVAVVA; encoded by the coding sequence ATGCGCCATATCTACATGGACGCGAATGCCACGACTCCTCTTCTTCCCGAAGTCTTCGAAGCCATGCGCCCCTTCTGGATCGAGCACTTCGGCAACGCCAGTTCCATCCATCAGCAGGGCCAGTACGCCCGCGCCGCCGTCGATCACGCACGCGAATCCGTCGCCAAACTCCTCCACTGCCGCGCCTCCGAGATCGTCTTCACATCGGGAGGCACCGAGAGCGATAATCTCGCGCTCTTCGGCACGCTCAGCGAAGGTGCCCACCTCATCACTACGGCCATTGAGCACCATGCTGTTCTTCACGCTGCTGAATCGCTCGTCGCACGAAATATCGAGGTCACCTTTCTCCCCTGCACGCCGCAGGGACTTATCGAACCCGCCGCGCTCGAAGCCGCGCTACGCCCCAACACAAAATTAGTCAGCATCATGTTCGCGAACAACGAGACAGGCGTCATTCAACCTATCGCCGAGCTCGCCCGGATCGCCCACTCTGCTGGAGCGCTCTTCCACACCGACGCCGTACAGGCCGCAGGCAAGCTCCCACTCGACCTGAGTCCTCGCGGCCCGCTCAAGGACGTAGACCTGCTCAGCCTCTCCGGCCACAAGATCTACGGGCCCAAAGGCATCGGCGCTCTCTTCGTCCGCCGTAGTGTCCGCCTCGCGCCGATGCTCCACGGAGGCGCCCACGAGCGCCAGCGCCGCGCGGGAACAGAAAATGTCACCGGAGTTGTCGGTCTCGGCAAAGCCGCCGAACTAGCGCAGGAGTGGCTGCTCACCGATGGCCCGGCCAAATTAGCCGCACTCCGCGACCGCCTCGAACAAGGCATCCTTAGCCAGGTAGAAGAGTGCGGCGTCAACGGCGAGGGCGCACCCCGCGTCGCCAACACCACCAATCTCTACTTCGATCATGTAGAAGCGGAAGCGCTCGTCATCGCGCTCGATCTGAAGGGTCTTTCCGTCAGCGGAGGCAGCGCCTGCCAGTCTGGCGCCACTGAACCCTCGCACGTCCTCACCGCAATGGGCCTCACGCTGGCCCGCGCCCGCGCCAGCATCCGCTTCTCCCTCTCCAAACTCACCACCAAAGAAGAAGTCGACCAGGCCCTTACCCTTGTTCCTACCGCCGTGGCCCGCCTCCGTGAGCTATCGCCCACCTTCGGCAAAGCCGTAGCGGTGGTCGCCTAG
- a CDS encoding citrate synthase, which yields MSNVVAPKGLEGIVATSSSICFIDGDAGVLSYRGIDIHELAQRSTFEETAYLLWFGKLPNTSELASFATQLAGARQLNPKVIDLLRSVPATATPMQVLRTAVSLLSIYDADEADSSHDANVRKSFRLTAQIPMIVATFDRIRKGKPVIEPDHKLSHAGNFLWMLNGEAPSETATRAFDIALILHADHELNASTFAARVIAATLADIHSAITGAIGALKGPLHGGANEATMRLLYAIDKAGADPIEYVKQMFSEKKKISGFGHRVYHTEDPRATHLRRMSEELGRAAGSTKWFDLSRKIELFIKEQKKLNANVDFYSASTYTTLGIDIDLFTPIFAISRIAGWAAHVIEQHDDNRLIRPRADYVGPAYPSPYIPIAER from the coding sequence ATGTCCAATGTTGTCGCACCTAAAGGCTTGGAAGGCATCGTCGCCACCAGCTCTTCCATTTGCTTTATCGACGGTGACGCTGGCGTGCTCTCCTATCGCGGCATCGATATCCACGAACTGGCGCAACGCTCCACCTTCGAAGAGACCGCCTATCTTCTCTGGTTTGGCAAACTTCCGAACACCTCCGAACTCGCCAGCTTCGCCACGCAACTGGCCGGAGCGCGTCAGCTTAATCCAAAGGTTATTGATCTCCTGCGAAGCGTTCCCGCCACCGCCACGCCTATGCAGGTGCTCCGCACCGCCGTTTCTCTACTTAGCATCTACGACGCCGACGAGGCCGACTCCAGCCACGACGCAAACGTCCGCAAGTCCTTCCGCCTCACCGCGCAGATTCCGATGATCGTCGCTACCTTCGACCGCATCCGCAAGGGCAAGCCCGTCATCGAACCCGACCACAAGCTCTCGCACGCGGGTAACTTCCTCTGGATGCTCAACGGCGAAGCCCCCTCCGAGACAGCCACCCGCGCCTTCGACATCGCGCTCATTCTCCACGCCGATCACGAGCTGAACGCCAGCACCTTCGCCGCCCGCGTCATCGCCGCGACCCTCGCCGATATCCACTCGGCCATCACCGGCGCGATCGGCGCGCTCAAAGGCCCGCTCCACGGCGGAGCGAACGAGGCCACCATGCGCCTGCTCTACGCCATCGACAAGGCCGGTGCCGATCCCATCGAATACGTGAAGCAAATGTTCAGCGAAAAGAAGAAGATCTCCGGCTTCGGCCACCGCGTCTATCACACCGAAGACCCGCGGGCTACGCATCTCCGCCGCATGTCCGAAGAGCTGGGCCGCGCCGCCGGCAGCACCAAATGGTTCGATTTGTCGCGCAAGATCGAGCTCTTCATTAAAGAGCAGAAGAAGCTCAACGCAAACGTCGACTTCTACTCAGCCTCCACCTACACCACCCTCGGCATCGATATCGACCTCTTCACGCCAATCTTCGCCATCAGCCGCATCGCCGGTTGGGCCGCCCACGTCATCGAGCAGCACGACGACAACCGCCTCATCCGCCCACGTGCCGACTACGTTGGCCCTGCCTATCCTTCGCCGTACATTCCAATCGCCGAGCGGTAG